From Girardinichthys multiradiatus isolate DD_20200921_A chromosome 3, DD_fGirMul_XY1, whole genome shotgun sequence, the proteins below share one genomic window:
- the grb10b gene encoding growth factor receptor-bound protein 10 isoform X3 gives MPSCSPDCCLLRAVEIVKIFSEDGISKVVEIPADMTARDLCQLLVYKSHCVDDNSWALVEHHPLLGLERCLEDHELVVQVQASMSSDSRFLFRKNYAKYEFFRNPLTFFPEHMVAWCQESNHTIPPSQLLQNFLSPSTCPEIQGYLYMKEVGRKSWKKVYMFLRRSGLYCSTKGTSKEPRHLQLLADLEESSIFTVITGKKQHGAPTDYTFCIKPNKARGEMKELRMLCAEDEQSRTCWMTAFRIFKYGIVLYQNYKVPQQRKTLLSHFSAPVRSVSENSLVAMDFSGRIGRVIDNPVEAQSAAMEEGHVWRKRNRVNALGSHSPLHQPSLSSVIHIAQLWFYGKITREESHRIIHQQGQVDGLFLLRVSQSNPKAFVLTLCHHQKIKHFQILPCEEDGQVFLSLDDGVTKFTDLIQLVEFYQLNRGVLPSKLKHPCTVVAL, from the exons ATGCCTTCGTGTTCCCCGGACTGCTGCCTGCTGCGGGCCGTGGAG attGTGAAGATTTTCAGCGAGGACGGGATCAGCAAAGTTGTGGAGATTCCAGCCGACATGACAGCTAGGGATCTGTGCCAGCTTCTGGTTTATAAAAGCCACTGTGTGGATGACAACAGTTGGGCACTTGTTGAACACCACCCACTGCTAGGACTAG aacGTTGTCTAGAAGACCATGAATTGGTGGTTCAGGTTCAAGCCTCCATGAGCAGCGACAGTAGATTCCTCTTCAGGAAGAACTATGCCAAATATGAATTCTTCAGAAACCCTCTG ACATTTTTCCCAGAGCACATGGTTGCGTGGTGCCAGGAAAGCAATCATACAATTCCACCATCTCAACTCCTTCAG AACTTCCTTTCACCCAGCACCTGCCCAGAAATCCAGGGTTATTTGTACATGAAAGAGGTGGGCAGGAAGTCGTGGAAGAAGGTTTACATGTTCCTGCGCCGCTCAGGACTCTACTGCTCTACGAAAGGGacctcaaag GAGCCCAGGCATTTACAGTTACTAGCAGACCTGGAGGAAAGCAGTATATTCACTGTCATCACAGGCAAAAAGCAGCATGGTGCACCCACAGACTACACCTTCTGTATCAAA CCCAATAAAGCCAGAGGGGAAATGAAGGAGCTGAGGATGCTGTGTGCAGAGGACGAGCAAAGCAGGACCTGTTGGATGACTGCTTTCCGTATCTTTAAG TATGGGATTGTACTGTACCAGAACTACAAGGTACCTCAACAAAGAAAAACGTTGCTTTCACACTTCTCAGCTCCTGTG AGGAGTGTGTCAGAAAACTCCCTCGTGGCAATGGATTTCTCAGGGAGGATAGGCCGGGTGATTGATAACCCAGTCGAAGCTCAGAGTGCTGCCATGGAGGAGGGACATGTGTGGCGG AAGAGAAATCGAGTGAATGCTTTAGGTTCCCACAGTCCCTTGCACCAACCTTCGCTAAGCTCAG TCATCCACATAGCTCAGCTGTGGTTTTACGGCAAGATAACCAGAGAGGAGTCCCATCGCATTATTCACCAGCAGGGACAAGTAGATGG GTTGTTTCTGCTGAGAGTCAGTCAGAGTAACCCGAAAGCATTTGTACTCACATTGTGCCATCAtcagaaaatcaaacattttcaaatcctaCCG TGTGAAGAGGACGGCCAGGTCTTCCTCAGCCTCGATGACGGCGTAACCAAATTCACAGACTTGATTCAGCTGGTGGAGTTCTACCAGCTCAACAGAGGGGTCCTGCCTTCTAAACTGAAACACCCATGCACCGTTGTGGCCTTATGA